Proteins from a single region of Xiphophorus maculatus strain JP 163 A chromosome 22, X_maculatus-5.0-male, whole genome shotgun sequence:
- the LOC102218127 gene encoding cationic trypsin-like, with the protein MALLKVLLLLLGLGASVNSDVSLQKRIIGGYDCGGNERLYHVRLVSRNGTHRSRCGGSLIHPEWILTAAHCWRSEAGWYNIAMLKVHPRRAKQQNQIIRHAPVIYTHRGWQNDIVLLKLRRRVTDVPPAQLPKCNNLPQKGDTVQLAGEGSTTAGPNNKRTPFATILPHLQCVDMKVTAASNLEPLCGHILLTETPNKDICLGDSGAAVVFNGMIYGVISECFEEYACQKPVRNMDVCEYMDWISQTIGLK; encoded by the exons atggctctgctgaaggttctgctgctaCTGCTGGGGCTGG gtgcTTCAGTGAActcagatgtttctctgcagaagagAATCATTGGAGGTTATGACTGTGGTGGCAATGAGCGTCTATATCATGTCCGGCTGGTCAGCAGAAATGGTACTCATAGGAGCCGCTGTGGAGGATCTCTGATCCACCCTGAGTGGATCCTGACTGCAGCTCACTGCTGGAGGTCGGAGGCAGGATG GTATAACATAGCAATGTTGAAAGTTCATCCACGGAGGGCTAAACAGCAGAATCAGATCATCCGACATGCTCCTGTGATTTATACTCACCGTGGCTGGCAGAATGACATCGTGTTGCTGAAGCTTCGGAGACGAGTAACAGATGTCCCACCTGCTCAGCTACCAAAATGCAATAATCTTCCTCAAAA AGGCGATACAGTTCAGCTGGCAGGGGAGGGATCAACAACAGCCGGCCCCAATAATAAGCGAA CACCCTTTGCTACTATTTTACCACATCTTCAGTGTGTCGACATGAAAGTTACTGCTGCGTCAAACCTGGAGCCGTTATGTGGGCATATATTACTTACTGAAACACCAAACAAGGATATATGTCTT GGGGACTCTGGTGCAGCAGTGGTGTTCAATGGCATGATTTATGGTGTGATTTCTGAATGTTTTGAAGAATATGCATGTCAGAAACCAGTTAGAAACATGGATGTGTGTGAGTACATGGATTGGATAAGCCAAACAATTGggcttaaataa